DNA from Lagenorhynchus albirostris chromosome 15, mLagAlb1.1, whole genome shotgun sequence:
ACACGAGGCCACGGGACAGCGGAGAGCAGGGGAGACGCCCTGGCCGCGTGGTGGGTGGTGGCGCAGCGGCACGGAGGGTGGGGAGCGTCTTCCCGGTCAGGTTGAGGCTTGCCCTCCCCACACGGGTCACCAGGGAGATCTCTGACACCAAAGACATCAGATGCACTTTCCAGGAGAGAATCCTCCTGGCGGGACTGGCTCCCGCGTGGAAACCAGGAGCACGTTCTTGGTTGGAGGCCTGGCCTCGCTCTTCCTGAGAGGCTCACCTGCAGGGCACTTTGTGGCCCacccgctccccccaccccaggtgctGGAAAGGGGTCAGTGGGAAGATGCTGGAGTGACCGTGTCCCCCTCATGTGGCAGCTGGGGGCGCAGAGGCACCTTTTCCACAAAGCTCCCCGTCCGCCCTCCACCTGGGCTGCCGCTGGGTTCCCAGGCTCGGTGGGCAGGGTTTTCTGCTCAGTGTTTGctcggggagggggaggagaggctgCCCCAGCTCCAAGGTGGGCCACGCACACCTCTGCGTCCGAGCTCTCCTCGTGCCCGGGAGAGCCTGTCACAGCCCCGTGAAAGGACGTCCGGTTCCGTCTTCCCGATGGGAGCCCTTCGGCCGCTCCCGTCCTGTTAGGGCTGAGTGTGGCTCACCACTGCCTTGGCCTGGCCCGAGGCGTGCGCCTTCAGGCCACGCCGCTCCAGCCTGCGTCCAGCTGACTCGGTGCGAAGAcgcagagtggggaggagggagggcgtGGCCAAGGCAGGCTGCCGTGGGGACACTGGGGCTCCGGCTGCCTGAGGTCGGTATCTTAGGCCTTTCCTCTTGCTTTGCGTTGAGTCTGGTTATGTATGAAGCACTTTATACGGCTGCGGGGATCAATGACCATCACACCCAGTTAACTGGAATTGTTTACAAATGAGCTACATTCCGAGATTTTTATCACTGAACTTACATGAACAACTATCATTAAACGTGTTTATAAAAGTCGGGTCAAGTTGTGAAGTTTTTGTGTGAGTGGTTGGtaccccccagccccctccccagggtcagAAACCAGGACGAGATCAGCCtgtcttgggggagggagggcgacCAAGTGATGGTACATTAGACGGGGGTTGGAGCCCTGGGCCCTGACCGCGCCTCGGTTTCCCCATAAGGGGGGTGGTGAGAGGAGGACACGGCCTCTAGCCCACCCCCGGGATCCTGCGGCCCCGTGCACACCTATGCCGGGCCTCCCACACCAGTTCTCCCCCGTGGGACGTCCGAGAAGCCGTCCCCTCCCCTTTTGCGCCTGTGTCTCTTTCCCCCATCTCTGTCCGGTGGTGCAGGTCACAGCCAGGCACGTCTGGCAGCTCCCCGAGGATGGGACTTCATGAGGCCCGGTGAGGAATGTTGAAAAAGTAAGaggtttattttcctttccatccAGTCATGCGCCAGACAGGCTGGAGGCCCGGCCGGTGCGCTGAGCCTGGGGCCACAGCGTGGCTGGGCAGGGGTGCTCATGGCCCGAGGGACGAGCTCAGCTCTGTCCTAGACTGTGTCCACCTCGCGAAGCTTGTAGTCCAGGATGGTGTCGTGACTCTGGAACTTGAAGTAGCCGTGGAACTTCTTCTTCTGAAGCAGGAGGGGAAACCAGTAGCTGTCATCGGGCCACATGTCAGCGAAGGGGATCTGGTCCAGTTGGAACCACTGGGGGCGCATTTCTGAAGTCAGTGAAAAGGAACTGTCATCGATGTTCAATCCAGATTTTAAACTGACTTTTTGTGAGGAATTACTGAGTTATTCTGTGTGAGGAACTTGACATACTTTCATATTTAATCCTTGTGACTGTATCCCTTATCTTACAGAAGAGTAGGGAGGCTCCGGTGCTGGTGTGTTTCGGCACCtgcccctgggggaggggagggctgccgTGCCGCTCATCACCTGCCTCTCTCACCCGCCGGGAAGGGACGAGCCCAGAGACTCACCTTCGCTCTCCACTGGTGTCCCGTGGACACTGTCTGTGCAGAAGATGTGCATGTCCATCAGCTCGGGGTCGCCCACGAACTCAAACACTATCTGGCCCACCTTCTGCAGCGCGTCCACGGTCAGACCGCTCTCTTCCTGCAGCTCCCTGTGGGCAGAGGCGGATGGACGCACCCGGACATAAGGTGACAGTTAACGCAAGGCGCCCACGTGGCACCCGAAAATGGTGCTGGGAGGATGGAGGGGCGGAGTGTGTACATGTGGCCAAGGGCTCGGGTTCGGGGACCGCTGTTTAGCGGCAGCCAGACCTCTGTAACTGAGCACCCTGGGCGCACCACGTGGCAGGTCAGGCCTGGCCCAGCTCAGCTGCTCGGAGGTCCCACGGGAGGCCACTGCTAGAGCCAGGGGACCCCACCTGTCCTGCTTGGCTCTCCCTGAGGCCATCACGTGTGCATGGTGCTCTGCGGGCTGCAGCCCCCGGAACCCGGCCCTGAGCCAAAGTCCTCCTGCCCTGTCCTGTCCCCGCACAGAGCTCAGGAGCAGACTGCAGGTTTCTACTGTCTCTTCTCCAGGGAAGGGGCTGTTTTAACTCCTGTTTCACCAAGGAGAcaggccccaccccagccagcTCACCTCAGCCGCGCTTGATGGTAGGGGATGAGCTTTGGGCCTGTCTCGCTGTGTCCCCGCTTCTCAGGACCCTTTCCCCCAGCTCAACCACCTGTGCTTGTAGGAAGGGGTCAGGGGGCTGATCTCCCCACCTGAGTGCACAAGTGCCGGGCGATTCACGAGAACCGGGATCCCCCCCCTCAATTTAACAATGCTTCCCCAAGCTACATATTCATTGTAGACAGTCTAGCAAACACACAGAGACTCCTCACCCAGCAAGAACCCTTGCTACCACTGCAGTTTCCCCTTGGGGTCTTTCTCCTTTGTGCATCCCTTTTAAGAACTGCAAACATGCCGCCCGTACCTTGTACCTGTGCTTTTCACACAACACTGCAGAGCCACGTTCTACACTTCAAGGAATTCAACCAGCTTCTCGGCTGTTGTGTATCATAGAATAAAAGACCCACCTTGCTCACCACGAAACCCGCCGTGATGAGCGTCCTTGTACGCACCGTCTGCCACCAGCCTTTCGCCCCACCGGCTGCCCCGCCGCCGTCATCCTGCGTCTCGTTCCATCCTTGGCGAGCGCTTTCTGGATGTTCTGCTGTGCTCGGGACTCTGGGGACCCCACCAGCCCTGCACCCGTGAAGCTCAGCACCTGTGTCTCCTGCTacagtctcacttccccactgccctgtatttatttttgttgctgtaaAAACATTCTAATTACACCTGACTATTTAGAGTGGTAGCTTAAAAAAAGGTCTTTTTAAGCTTTGATCTCTGAGTTATGCTAGGAACGCAATGCATAATTACTTCCTGTTGCCTGTAATGAGGAGTCAGGGAAACCAGTGTTTGTTAAACACGTGTGCTGGGTTAAACGGTCTTATTTAAATGGACGCCTTATTGAGCTTGGAATCTGCCCTAACCTTCCTGTGAGTCCTGGAGAGGAACTGTATCCATTTGCTGCCATTCAGATGCAGCCCAGGTGATGCTCTGGAAGCTGGAATTTATTCATTGAGATGGTTAATTAAAATTAGACACGACCTAAAAAATGAACGTGTGTTTTCACTTGCGAGGGTGGAAATGGCTCCCCAATTAAATGTAACAGAAGCCTTCGGCAGGGCCCGCCCTACCTCTGGCAGCAGGCTGGCGAGCTCATTTTAAAACCGTCACCTGCTGATTTAATGTTTTGACTAATTTTGGCTCATCTTCCGGGAGTCCACGGCAGTGTATGAAATGTCAATAATGTCCTCGCAGGCAGAGCTGAGCTTGCTTCGGGCCGGGATAACCAGGAAGCCGGGGGTGACACTGATCCAGTTTTGCTGACGTGTCTGACTGCATCTCTGGGATGTTCCCCACACGGCGGGGGACGCGGGGGCCCTGCGGTCCGGAGCCCGCGGTGCAGCTCGGGGGCCCGCCGGCCACACGGCCTTCCAGAGTTCTCTAACACGGTGCTCTGTGGGTGCTGGCCAGAAAGGTGGGAGTGCTGCACGCCCGAAGCTGAAACCTGGCTGTGAGGCACCCTGGGTCCCCAGGTGCCTGCAACTCCCTGCAACCCCCCAGAAGAAGGATGCATCTTCCTCGGTGCTCAGATGGCTTCCCCCCAAGGACGTCCAGCACAGAGGAAGGGACAACGTGGCTTCCCCCCAAGGACGTCCAGCGCAGAGGAAGGGACAACGTGGCTTCCCCCCAAGGACGTGGCTTCCCCCCAAGGGCGTCCAGCGCAGAGGAAGGGACAACGTGGCTTCCCCCCAAGGGCGTCCAGCGCAGAGGAAGGGACAACGTGGCTTCCCCCCAAGGACGTCCAGCGCAGAGGAAGGGACAACGTGGCTTCCCCCCAAGGACGTCCAGCACAGAGGAAGGGACAACGTGGCTTCCCCCCAAGGACGTCCAGCGCAGAGGAAGGGACAACGTGGCTTCCCCCCAAGGACGTGGCTTCCCCCCAAGGGCGTCCAGCGCAGAGGAAGGGACAACGTGGCTTCCCCCCAAGGGCGTCCAGCGCAGAGGAAGGGACAACGTGGCTTCCCCCCAAGGGCGTCCAGCGCAGAGGAAGGGACAACGTGGCTTCCCCCCAAGGGCGTCCAGCGCAGAGGAAGGGACAACGTGGCTTCCCCCCAAGGGCGTCCAGCGCAGAGGAAGGGACAACGTGGCTTCCCCCCAAGGACGTGGCTTCCCCCCAAGGACGTCCAGCGCAGAGGAAGGGACAACGTGGCTCCCGGCCCCCGAGTGTGCTGGCACGTTAACCCAGCTGTCGAGGTGGGGCCCACCCTGGGAGCCCAAAGCGCAGTGCACCAGATACCCCCAAGGCTGCCGTGACCTCGCTCGTCAGGGCAGGACAGCCAGGGCCTGCGGCCTAAGGAGCAGCCCCACGCACGTGCACGGAAAGAGGCCAGAGCTGCCCTAGGGGCCTGGGGCCGGCGGCTGAGTCATCCCCAAAGTGGGCGAAGCCCTGTTGCTGCTGGAGTCCCAGGGCCCTGGGGTGGGTCTCAGCCTGCGCCCTGTGCATTAGAACCTGCCACCCGTCCCGACCCCCCCTGCAGGGGCTCAACAGTCCTTTGTCGGGGTGGTCCTGACACCTGGCTCCATCCTACACCCAGGCTGGAACCCTGGGGAGAGGCCGCGGGGCTCCTGGAGAGAGCTGCCCGGAGCTGCCCCACAGGCCCTGGGCGCCAGCGTGGTACCATGCGGCCACGGGCAGACTGGTCTGCATCAGGCGCGCGGTGTGGGCCCTGGGTGGTGCACTTCTGGCCTCAGTCTCAGGGTAAGGCCAACCCTGCCTAAAGGAAGGTCCCCCGGGCAGAGCATGGAGACCATTAGTGCCCCGTGGCTGTGGAGAGGATGTCCCCCAGTGGGGCACGCTGCCTGCAGGGGCTGAGTGTGCCCTCAAGGGCGCCCGGGTATCAAA
Protein-coding regions in this window:
- the NUDT1 gene encoding oxidized purine nucleoside triphosphate hydrolase — translated: MCASRLYTLVLVLQPQRVLLGMKKRGFGAGRWNGFGGKVQEGETIEDGAKRELQEESGLTVDALQKVGQIVFEFVGDPELMDMHIFCTDSVHGTPVESEEMRPQWFQLDQIPFADMWPDDSYWFPLLLQKKKFHGYFKFQSHDTILDYKLREVDTV